The genomic window ttccctggactgactggtatgtatctagagtttgcattgctaaattgcctcccaggactggagtcattgccatggtcaccaagggaaggactgcagccttttactgTCCCaaacccacaagtcaggacacaaagAGATGAATAacctcccactcatagcccacatcactggtTTTACAGATGATCTTTGCTATGCTCCCCACCTTGAGTTGTAAGTTCTCTAATGTCTTGAGGGCATTATTAAAGGTGCCTTTAATATATTTTGACATGTTTCGGGTGGTTTTTTCAAGTTGAGGAATTCCATGAAACCAAAATATACTTCTCAGAAATTTCCAGGCTATATCAGGCCTTTCAATAAATGGGTTGTATTCTAGAGTCCCACTTAGATATAAAATGGGATTTTTGAGTTGATAAATGAAAAATCCCAGGTTGACtacattttaacaattttaattgGTCTCTCTTTTCTAGGTCAGGGAGTAAGACTGTTACTGTGCAAGTCCCACTCCAGGCTGGTAGTAAGGCTATGTAGGcatttttcccacattaagaacAAAGAGCCTGTGTTGGCCAGACTGATAGTGAAATTACCACCTTTAATCCAATGGGTTTGTTTGTGCCTCCCtcgaaattcagacagagagtgTGTGTCTTTACAAGTCTCTAAAATTATGAATCGAGTGGAATATGAACAATGGACATTGtaatatatttgatataaaaggatgtgagagggaagcggatgtggctcaacataTAGagcctgccatataggaggtccaaaggtttgatacccagggcctcctgctcgTGTGGTGACTGGCCCACATGTGCTGCTGTATGCaagaagtgctggcccacgcagggatgcccctgtgtatgggtaccccctgcacaaggagagccaccccctgtgaaactgcagcccactcaggagtggtgccacacacacacaaacacgaaaagcagatgcagcaagatgatgcaacaaaaagagacacagatcctcagtgctgcctgatgagaatacaagtggacacagaagaacacacagcaaatagacaccgagagcagacaatggggctgggggggtgcagaaataaagaaataaatcttttaaaaaatataggctgTGAGAATGATTATAAACAAGTGAAGTACTGTTAGGGACTTGTGTCCAAATGAAGCCTAAGAATTGGTATAGGTAGACAGTATGATCGACAGAAGTATAGAGAAGGATGACACTGGTGTACCAATGCCCTGAAAATTTCCACTGGTAGAAAAGTTGTTTCACATAGCTCAAAATCATAAGTGTCATGTACATCATCATCAAGGTTCTGTTTGATTATTGTGCAACTGTAGAGAAGATACAATTTGACCTCCTCTTGGTCACACCAAAGGGTCTCATTGCAGAGGCTGGCTGGGATAGTACCTAGACAAGGTCCATTACTGTAATCATTGTTTATGCAAGGAGAGAAATTACAGTCTGGGCAATTCGTGCTATGAGGTCCTCATTTTCTTCAAGAGTAACCATTTCTGAGGCATGAGACATGTACTTATAATATTTATCTATTGAGCCTGCAGTGGAACTTGCACAGTAATGACCTTACTCCATGAACTAGAGAGCAGGGACCAATTAGAAACAAAAAATGTAACCAACCAGGGATTTTTCATTTATCAACTCAATCCCGTTTTAGAACTAAGTAGAATACTATAGAATACAACCCATTAATTGAAAGACTTGGTACAGGATGAAAATTTCTGAGAAGAatattttagtttcattgatGTCCTCAACTTGAAAAAGTCATCTGAAACATGTCAAAATCTATTAAGGGCGCCTTTAGTAAGACCTTCAAGGCATTAGAGAATTTAGGATTTGAGGTAGATAGTCTAGCAAAATCTGTCCTACTAAACCGCAGGGTACTCGGTATCTTCACAGTTCAGTGAGGAGGATCATGTACCCTCTCAGCGGAGCAATGctgctttaaatgtaaaacaatctGGCAAAATTGAACAAAACATTAAGGACACTGAAGAAAAGGCCCAGATTCTGCAATAATTAGGGATTACCAGGGTCTGGAATTTATTTCATTGGGTGAATCTTGGCTCTTGTGGAGACTGGATTAAAGGCATATTTCAATCATTTCCCCCCCTTATAATTACCATAGAATGTtcagtttgttgttttatttccaaTACAATGGCTATGGTTTAACAATCTCTCACCTCCAAAATCATGCTTTGTAAATCAAGCTTTCAATCTCAAGGCCTGCACTAAAGATGACTTACAGGACAAAACTTCTGATACTTACCTTCACTTACCCCAGAATGCTGCCATCCCCCAAAAATATTCCTCCTGTGTCTTTCAGATATTTTGTTGCTGACCTTTGTGTCATTTTCCAGTGTTGCCTCAATTGGCTATGATTCCATAACACAGTCCCTCTTCTGTGGGACATACACTGGACTTTTCCAGTTACATGGATGCTTAGGATGTCCTCCTAGGCATGGATGCTGTGCCCTTGGGATAACACAAAACCAGTTTCTCAGTGATGCTCTCTACCAAAGATCTTGATGAAAAGGGGGTAATGTTAAACGACTTCTCCATTAACTTTTGGTCTCTGGGTTACAAAATGGTTTTCAGCAAAGAAGGTGCACAAGATTTGCACCCTACATAGACGCAGTCAGAGTTTAGGAAGGTGCACTTGGAGAATGAAACTTACAGGAAATGGGTAAAGAAAAAAGGGACCAAATTCTGACCAATCAGTTTCGAACTAATTTCCTTTTCGCTCAATTTTCCAATAAGCCTCTAGAATAGAGCTTGCCTGACAACAGCCATGTATTCTTCCTTTGGACTTGAAATTCCCAAAGCCTCCCAACAGATTTGGAACACCTCTTTTTACTTGTTGCCCAATTTGTAAATTgttatactgttttttttttttgttaaagatttatttatttatttatttcccctcccccccacccctgttgtctgttctctgtgtctattcgctgtgtctcctttgtctgcttctgttgttgtcagcagcacgggaatctgtgtctcttttcgttgcatcattttgttgtgtcagctctccatgtgtgtggcaccattcctgggcaggctgcactttcttttgtgccgggcggctctccttatggggcatgttccttgcatgtggggctcccctacgctggggacacccctgcgtggcagggcactccttgtgcgcatcagcactgcacatgggccagctgcacacgggtcaaggaggcccggggtttgaactgcggacctcccatgtggtagatggacgccctaaccactgggccaagtctcctgCCTGTTATACTGTTACTAAAGCTCTCTTCTTTCTATTTGCAGTAGCAATTATTTTGACTACCTGTTAAAATGACAGAAACTTGTATTTATGTTCATTCATAGTAAACTGTGTATAAAGTAAGTTTTGTGAAAAAGATGAATACAAAATAGTGAATTCTCACAACAATTTCAAGAAAATGAATGTTAATAAAAAATCAGAGCTCATTTTAAGTTGTGTGAAATGTTCAttagattttgatttttttaaatagttgcccaaattcataataaaataaagtttctgtttgggaaacAATGCAACTTACCAATTCTTGCTGAGCCACATCTTTAAGCAATCTCCTTTCACTGTGGGTGGTTCTTAACATCAGGCtatctatcttcaaaaaaatctttttaatgtcAGTGGATGAATAAACAGTTTTTGATTTCCACATAGCTAAAGGGTGGAACCCCCAAACCACTAGGAGAGGAAGGAAGTTAACAGATGTTAAATACTGGGATCCTCTTGCCATAGTAGCCCAGAGGTCTGGCCTCCCAGTCAACATGAAGGCTCTATTTATTCTGGGGCTTCTCCTTCTTTCTGTCACTGTCCAGGGCAAGAAGTATGAAAGGTGTGAATTGGCCAGAACCCTGAAAAGTTATGGACTGGATGGCTTCAAGGGAATCAGCCTGGCAAACTGTAAGTCTGCTCTCCTTCATACTTCCAGAGTGTTATCCAAAAGAGGAACAGATCCTAGGAGAGGAGGATTATAAAAAGGGGTTTTCCTTGAATggactttttttaatgtcttttatgtGTTACTCACAGTGGTTAAAAATATCAACTTCTTCCTATCAGATGCTGGAATAACAGCATAGAGAGGCAAAAATCTACCATTCCAAGTACAATAGGACCTGTTGTACTCTTCTAGTTCCACTGAATTTGCCAGATGCCTCAGACTCAATGGCACACATAAGCTGACCAAAAGATACACTTGAGGACCTGGAATACCTCTGGAAAGTCCTTAATAGTTGACTCCAGCCATTTCCCATTTAGAACTCAGGTTCTGAGAACACAGAGTGACAAATATCAAgtactttatcttatttatttttctgattcccTGCCATGATATGGGATTTTAACTGTAAAGTTTAAAATTATGTTGAACTCCCCATACCAAGGGCAGTAGGAACCAATTTCCCCTCAGTAACTCTGTTAGATAAGGATCCCTGAAGTTGAACATGAAATGATAATTTATTATTCTTATGCACCCTGCTGGattaactatttttcattttcttccacaCAATTCAAGTATGTCCTGAGTAAAAGTTACtttatattttagtatatttgtCAACTGTACTTCTCAGATTGAATTAAAACATTTCCTCCAAATCTCTATTTTTGGATGAATGAGTGATGgatgaaatattctttttttctctactcTCTTTGTATTCCAGGTTCTGATTACTGAAATCTACCTTTAGCAATCCTAAGAAACTTCCTTTCTCTCAGAAAATCCTCATTTCTTCTAATCAAAAGTTTTTTCCATCAGCTTATATGTCAACTATGAATTTCCAAAGTCCCCTCaataattttgttgatctttctaTTCTGACTGACTATTACTTGAAGGATGGGGAAAgggtaaaagaaatagaagaaacattaatttaatttaattttaggaggtaccagggattgaacccaggatctcatacaggggaagcaggcactcaaacagtactgagctacatctgctccctaaatatttttaaaagcaaaatattttagtttgcttCATTACTGTAAAACACTGGTTTGCATCACATAAGGATTCTCTTAGGGGCCCTTTAACACTCAAGTGTGAAAATATTTAGTGAGTTGATGTATCTTTAAActtataatgtaaattattagtAAAATAGAATTAGctaaatataattgattttataTACAGTATAAGtgaaaaattactaaaaaaattactaaaaaaattattttcagggATGTGTTTGGCCAGATGGGAGAGTGATTATGATACACAAGCTATAAACTTCAATCCTGGAGACAAAAGTACCGATTATGGGATTTTTCAGATCAATAGCCGCTACTGGTGTAATGATGGCAAAACTCCAGGTGCAGTTAACGGCTGTGGTATATCCTGCAAtggtaagaaagaaaatgtatgagTGATGGTACAGGGCCCATTTGCTTGTACTTACAAGAATAGAGATTCAACTCAAATATGACAGCCTAGAAGGCTCATCAGGCACCTAGACACCCACCATCTCAAGTTTTAGGTACCCAGTGCTATCTGCCTCATAATTCCCTAAGTAAGAAATTAAAGGTCTGGGATCATAAAACTTTGGTGTTCTTTAATATATAAAGGCTTTTGGAATGGTCTATTAATTTATCGTAAATGAACATATTAATGTTTTGTAGAAAATAATGCCATCTTCTCATTTACTTTGGGAGGTATAGGGCTAATTTGTTTTGTGTGTCCTTTATAACttgtttatacattttattatgaattattctaaatatatagaaaatggGAGACATTAGTATAATAAAGTCATATGTCTGTcaactttttaataaatattaatattttccatatttgcttcatatatgtatatgtatgtatgcaatatacatatactattatattatttatgtaagGATTTTAAAGTGAATTAGAGACATTATGACATTTCATTTCAAAATTCTTtagtttgggaagcagacttggcccagtggttagggcgtccgtctaccacatggggggtccgcggttcaaaccccgggcctccttggcctgcgTGCCCTGCcccgcaagggtgtcccctgtgtaggggagccccatgcgcaaggagtgtgccccgtaaggagagccgcctggtgcaaaagaacgtgcagcctgccaaagaatggcgctacacaaatggagagctgatacaacaagatgacgcaacagaaagaaacacagatttctgtgccgctgacaacaacagaagcagacaaagaagaacacgcagcaaatagacacagagaacagacaactggggcaggggaaggggacagaaacaaataaataaatgagtctttttaaaaaaattctttagcTTGCATCTCTAAAAGATACAGTTCCTATATAATTATTACTATACCTAACAAGTTAATTTATGGACTGGTTTATTTGTGGTggaacaaatattttgttgaactcatataaaaatggaaatcacATGTGGAATCTTTACTTCATATAATATAGATAATTGTTGCAAATTTGACATTGTTACATTTTTGAATGATAAATTCCTGAGATTAGTCTTAgaatattctttttgtttaaatctaggtaatttaattttaaaaatagcttgtaTTATAAAATAATCTGTGGTTACTGAATAAAGATTAGAAAATATAGATAAGAAAAAATCACTCATAATCTTCCTACCCAGAGATTTATAACCACTGATAGTTTTTTGCTACATATTCTACCAGAATATATATCCATTATGTATATGAATGTAAAGCTGAATCATGCACCTATAATATACCCACCTACAAGCATGTAAACCATGTatacttatacaaaaatgaaattgtatCATATGTTCTGCTTCACAGTTTTGTTTAATGCCTCAAAATTATTTCCATGTCATCAAATCCAAATCTGTCTGTAGTATCTTTTTACAAGCAAGACTTGACTTCTATCATATGAATATTCCATAATTTATGGTCTACTCCTACTGATAAGAacttcagtttttccattttcccttttatgcATCGCTATGAAAAACCTTGTACATACATCTTTGGGTACATTCTActtattttctacttattttcttAGCATAGCTTCCTAGCAGTGCAATTGCTGAGTAAAAAAATCACTCGTTTTTTTTTTACAGTGCCTATTACAAAGAGACGCTTCCATTATATTAGTTAATAATTCCAGAACTTCCAATTACATCACTAAATAATTAACAGAGGGTTTTATTTTATACCCAATGAGATAGAATGAAGGGAACATTTCCCCCCATATTCATAGATATTTGGgctcttggaaaataatttcctaATATACCTCAGCCTAATAAAGTAAAGCTGACTAAACCtgatcttaaaataaaatttctaagaaCATTGTTTTCATATCTCACTGCCTCTTTCTCAGTTTTGTTACAAGATGACATCACACAAGCTGTGAAGTGTGCAGAGAGGGTTGTCAGCGATCCACAAGGCATCAGAGCATGGTACGTTTTAAAGTGCTAGAGGGGAAACTCTTTCGCCCTAGTGTTGATATGTGCAGTGAGAAAGATTTCAAAGCCAAAAGTATGATACTGAACACTAAATTTGCAACTTTAGGCTTACGCTAAACAATTTATTATGTCCATTCTTGAGGAAGCAATCTATCTTATATATTCTGAATCTTACTCTCTTCCTCACCAATATATTGTAGAGGATTT from Dasypus novemcinctus isolate mDasNov1 chromosome 12, mDasNov1.1.hap2, whole genome shotgun sequence includes these protein-coding regions:
- the LOC101415721 gene encoding lysozyme C, whose translation is MKALFILGLLLLSVTVQGKKYERCELARTLKSYGLDGFKGISLANWMCLARWESDYDTQAINFNPGDKSTDYGIFQINSRYWCNDGKTPGAVNGCGISCNVLLQDDITQAVKCAERVVSDPQGIRAWVAWRIHCKNQDVTQYIQGCGV